From the genome of Candidatus Methylomirabilota bacterium:
CGACATCGAGCTGACCCTCACGCGCGGCGTCCACGGGCCGAAGGAAGTCCACGCCATTTTCGTGGAGAGGCCCAACCTCGTGGAGGCCAAATGACCCCGCGCCTTTTCACGGCGGCCGAGATCAACGCGATGATCCCGCGGCTCACCGATCTCATGGACGAGGCGATGGAGCTCCACCGGAGAGCAAGCGCGCTCCAGGAGGCGCTCGGCGAGGAGCGCGAGCGGATCAGGGTCTCGGGCGGCGCCATGGTGGACCAGCGCGACTGGAAGGCGCGGGCCGAGAGGCTCGACGGCTACGCG
Proteins encoded in this window:
- a CDS encoding DUF2203 domain-containing protein encodes the protein MTPRLFTAAEINAMIPRLTDLMDEAMELHRRASALQEALGEERERIRVSGGAMVDQRDWKARAERLDGYAIEVKQVLQQVLDLGGVTKDLETGLVDFPGLVPQVAGSQPVNLCWKHGEDAVRFWHGFDEGYGKRKPLP